In Thermoanaerobaculia bacterium, a single genomic region encodes these proteins:
- a CDS encoding ParA family protein has product MIITIANQKGGVGKTTTAINLAAALAQKGLKTLLIDLDPQANSTITFVDRKDIEKSMFDVLSDPATKLSHIVKPTKDPNLIVAPSRISLAKIESKLVGEIDGHFRLKDKISGAQERFDAIVIDTPPTLGMITVNALVASTHILIPIQSSFFSLEGTDDLLETIEKIKARPNPNLRVLGVVITLHDKRTVIAKDVQDQIGRVFGDKLFKTVITKSVRLEESPAHRETIFTFAPRSSGALEYYSLSEEVLSRV; this is encoded by the coding sequence GTGATCATCACCATCGCCAATCAAAAAGGGGGAGTGGGCAAGACCACGACGGCGATCAACCTCGCCGCCGCGCTCGCCCAGAAGGGTCTGAAGACCCTCCTCATCGACCTCGATCCCCAGGCCAACAGCACCATCACCTTCGTCGACCGGAAGGACATCGAGAAATCGATGTTCGACGTTCTCTCCGACCCCGCGACGAAGCTGTCGCACATCGTCAAGCCGACGAAGGATCCGAACCTCATCGTGGCGCCCTCGCGGATCTCCCTCGCCAAGATCGAGAGCAAGCTGGTGGGGGAGATCGACGGGCACTTCCGGCTGAAGGACAAGATCTCCGGGGCTCAGGAGCGCTTCGACGCGATCGTGATCGACACGCCTCCGACGCTCGGGATGATCACGGTCAACGCGCTCGTCGCCTCGACTCACATCCTGATCCCGATCCAGTCGTCGTTCTTCTCCCTCGAGGGCACCGACGATCTCCTCGAGACGATCGAGAAGATCAAGGCGCGGCCCAACCCGAATCTCCGGGTGCTGGGCGTCGTGATCACGCTCCACGACAAGCGGACGGTGATCGCCAAGGACGTCCAGGACCAGATCGGCCGCGTCTTCGGGGACAAGCTCTTCAAGACCGTCATCACGAAGAGCGTGCGGCTCGAGGAGAGCCCCGCTCATCGCGAGACGATCTTCACGTTCGCGCCGCGATCGTCGGGCGCGCTCGAGTACTACTCGCTTTCCGAGGAGGTGCTGTCCCGTGTCTAA
- a CDS encoding bifunctional nuclease family protein translates to MKKMEIKGLLLDPISNTPVVVLKDDEEKFFLPIWIGVFEANAIALKIENVATSRPLTHDLFFNTLGDLKAKIEKIVINDLRDNTFYARIFVTREGESIEIDSRPSDALALALRFGAGIYVEDDVLEKSRKIEVEDARNPDRLKKWLEEVDPEELGKYKM, encoded by the coding sequence ATGAAGAAGATGGAGATCAAGGGGCTGCTCCTGGACCCGATCTCGAACACGCCGGTCGTGGTGCTGAAGGACGACGAGGAGAAGTTCTTCCTGCCGATCTGGATCGGGGTCTTCGAGGCGAACGCGATCGCCCTGAAGATCGAGAACGTCGCGACCTCGCGTCCCCTCACGCACGATCTGTTCTTCAACACGCTCGGCGACCTGAAGGCGAAGATCGAGAAGATCGTGATCAACGACCTCCGCGACAATACGTTCTATGCCCGGATCTTCGTGACGCGGGAGGGGGAGTCGATCGAGATCGACAGCCGCCCTTCCGACGCGCTCGCGCTCGCCCTCCGGTTCGGAGCCGGGATCTACGTCGAGGATGACGTCCTCGAGAAGAGCCGCAAGATCGAGGTCGAGGACGCCCGCAACCCGGACCGGCTGAAGAAGTGGCTCGAGGAAGTCGATCCGGAAGAGCTGGGCAAGTACAAGATGTAG
- the miaB gene encoding tRNA (N6-isopentenyl adenosine(37)-C2)-methylthiotransferase MiaB — MDPLTDGGAMKFHVETWGCQMNVLDSQRMAGLLESRGLSSTEDPFDADVLLLNTCDVREKAEGKVYSELGRFAAWKREKAGRVIGVTGCVAQRAGLKILDRMPYVDFVLGTGNVEKVPEAIEEALRGRRGALLDLDRDSPVYQFRSIARQSPFQAFVTVIEGCDQFCTFCVVPFTRGRERSRRAAEIEAECRELAGNGFTEITLLGQTVNAYSCPESGADLADLLERLCGIDGVRRLRYITSHPAFVTPGFADVLARHPKIGRYFHLPAQSGSDRILSRMKRRYTAERYREIVADVRARAGDVVFSSDFIVGFPGETEEDFRRTLALVEEIRFGMLFAFLYSARPGTAAARWGAESEVPEEVARERLGRLLDLQRRIQAEAHRELEGSVFDVLVEGASKIGSTLSGRTSCNRIVHFHPRPEHPVRPGEYVPVRIERGLENSLAGSPA, encoded by the coding sequence GTGGATCCGCTGACGGACGGGGGAGCGATGAAGTTCCACGTCGAAACCTGGGGCTGTCAGATGAACGTTCTCGACAGCCAGCGAATGGCCGGTCTCCTCGAGTCCCGGGGACTCTCGTCGACCGAGGACCCCTTCGACGCGGACGTGCTCCTGCTGAATACCTGCGACGTCCGGGAGAAGGCGGAGGGAAAGGTCTATTCGGAGCTCGGGCGTTTCGCCGCGTGGAAGCGCGAGAAGGCGGGACGCGTCATCGGGGTCACCGGCTGTGTCGCCCAGCGGGCGGGTCTGAAGATCCTCGATCGAATGCCGTACGTGGACTTCGTCCTCGGGACCGGCAACGTCGAAAAGGTCCCGGAGGCGATCGAAGAGGCGCTCCGGGGGCGCCGCGGCGCGCTCCTCGATCTCGATCGCGACAGCCCCGTGTACCAGTTCCGATCGATCGCCCGGCAGTCCCCCTTCCAGGCGTTCGTGACCGTCATCGAGGGATGCGACCAGTTCTGCACGTTCTGCGTGGTCCCCTTCACGCGGGGCCGGGAGCGCAGCCGCCGCGCCGCCGAGATCGAAGCGGAGTGCCGGGAGCTCGCCGGGAACGGCTTCACCGAGATCACCCTCCTCGGCCAGACGGTCAACGCGTATTCGTGTCCGGAATCGGGGGCGGATCTCGCCGACCTGCTCGAGCGGCTCTGCGGGATCGACGGGGTCCGACGGCTGCGCTACATCACCTCGCACCCCGCGTTCGTCACCCCGGGCTTCGCGGACGTGCTCGCCCGCCACCCGAAGATCGGCCGCTACTTCCACCTGCCCGCCCAGTCGGGGTCCGATCGGATCCTTTCCCGGATGAAGCGCCGGTACACCGCGGAGCGCTACCGGGAGATCGTCGCGGACGTCCGTGCTCGCGCCGGCGACGTCGTCTTCTCGTCGGATTTCATCGTCGGGTTTCCGGGGGAAACGGAAGAGGACTTCCGTCGGACGCTCGCGCTGGTCGAAGAGATCCGCTTCGGCATGCTCTTCGCGTTTCTCTATTCCGCCCGCCCGGGGACTGCCGCCGCGCGGTGGGGGGCCGAATCCGAGGTGCCGGAGGAGGTCGCCCGCGAGCGGCTCGGACGCCTCCTCGATCTTCAGAGGCGGATCCAGGCGGAAGCGCACCGCGAGCTCGAGGGGAGCGTCTTCGACGTTCTCGTGGAAGGGGCCAGCAAGATCGGGAGCACGCTTTCCGGCCGCACCTCGTGCAACCGGATCGTGCATTTCCATCCCCGTCCGGAGCATCCCGTCCGACCCGGGGAATACGTCCCCGTCCGGATCGAGCGGGGGCTGGAGAATTCGCTCGCCGGGTCGCCCGCGTGA
- a CDS encoding cupin domain-containing protein, whose translation MIRRVEKPWGHEIIYAHTERYAGKILFIRGGERLSLQYHRRKEETIYLLSGTLDLEVEIDGKMTTRRLTPGEAWHLAPGVRHRMIAETDCHVAEASTPELDDVVRLEDAYGRAEPAAATKKAAS comes from the coding sequence ATGATCCGCCGCGTGGAGAAGCCGTGGGGGCACGAGATCATCTACGCCCATACCGAGCGGTACGCCGGGAAGATCCTCTTCATCCGGGGCGGGGAGCGGCTCTCGCTGCAGTATCACCGCCGCAAGGAGGAGACGATCTATCTCCTCTCGGGAACGCTCGACCTGGAAGTCGAAATCGACGGCAAGATGACGACGCGCCGCCTGACCCCCGGCGAGGCGTGGCACCTCGCGCCCGGCGTGCGGCACCGGATGATCGCGGAGACGGACTGCCACGTCGCGGAAGCCTCCACGCCGGAGCTCGACGACGTCGTCCGCCTGGAAGACGCGTACGGGCGAGCGGAGCCCGCGGCGGCGACCAAGAAAGCCGCGTCGTGA